Proteins from a single region of Streptomyces sp. HUAS 15-9:
- a CDS encoding cobalamin B12-binding domain-containing protein has translation MTGASVVPPGLRAAFDDHLAHADDTGATALALDLLRSGASAEEILLRLIAPAQAAVGARWVSTEWSVAREHAATHVSERAVSAVAAAASASRPRTSAPGRRVLCACVEGERHTLPARITAEVLRLRGFDLTFLGANVLVPRLVSHVHRQGPDLVALSCMIPVRLPAAHRLIDCCRRAGVPVLAGGAGFGPAGVWARTLGADLYAPDPATAADMLAVRWPDRPRETAPLEHLADEEYSRIVRQRTELLRRLLARLRERYPRLCDPGAEHAEAVLEDLGRIPDVLAAANYVDDPRVLTDYLSFGVAFLHARGMPTSALGLALGILSGPLGDLPRASAHLDAGRRWLAAAGQAVPPE, from the coding sequence GTGACCGGCGCGTCCGTCGTGCCGCCGGGCCTCCGCGCCGCCTTCGACGACCACCTCGCCCACGCCGACGACACCGGGGCCACCGCGCTCGCCCTGGACCTGCTGCGATCCGGTGCCTCGGCGGAGGAGATTCTGCTACGTCTGATCGCCCCGGCACAGGCCGCTGTCGGCGCCCGGTGGGTGTCCACGGAGTGGAGCGTGGCCCGGGAGCACGCCGCCACCCATGTGAGCGAGCGCGCGGTGAGCGCCGTGGCCGCCGCGGCCTCCGCGTCGCGGCCTCGGACCTCTGCGCCGGGCCGCCGTGTCCTGTGCGCGTGCGTCGAGGGGGAGCGCCACACCCTGCCCGCACGGATCACCGCCGAGGTGCTGCGGCTGCGCGGCTTCGACCTGACGTTCCTGGGCGCCAACGTCCTCGTCCCGCGCCTCGTGTCGCACGTGCACCGGCAGGGGCCCGACCTGGTGGCTCTGTCATGCATGATCCCCGTGCGTCTGCCTGCCGCACACCGCCTCATCGACTGCTGTCGGCGTGCCGGGGTGCCGGTGCTCGCGGGCGGGGCGGGTTTCGGCCCCGCAGGCGTCTGGGCCCGCACGCTCGGAGCCGACCTGTACGCGCCCGATCCGGCCACCGCCGCTGACATGCTCGCCGTGCGGTGGCCGGACCGCCCACGCGAGACGGCGCCCCTGGAGCACTTGGCCGACGAAGAGTACTCCCGGATCGTCCGGCAGCGGACCGAGCTGCTGCGACGGCTACTCGCCCGACTGCGCGAGCGGTACCCGCGGCTGTGCGACCCCGGCGCGGAGCATGCCGAGGCAGTACTGGAGGATCTCGGCCGTATCCCGGACGTCCTGGCCGCGGCGAACTACGTCGATGATCCACGGGTCCTCACCGACTATCTTTCCTTCGGCGTGGCGTTCCTCCACGCCCGCGGGATGCCCACCTCCGCTCTTGGCTTGGCCCTGGGGATACTGTCCGGTCCGCTCGGTGACCTTCCGCGGGCGTCCGCGCACCTGGACGCCGGGCGACGCTGGCTGGCGGCAGCGGGCCAGGCCGTCCCACCGGAGT
- a CDS encoding PP2C family protein-serine/threonine phosphatase, which produces MTALPGSEAPAGALVLFRSAGAGGWDAALVDDFAFRAGMALSTAALYAQQAHTAAVLQSGLDPAPLPDVPGVRLGAAYRPAPEALGFGGDFYQVEPARDGGGGVEFVLGDVCGKGVEAAVLTGHVRQSLRTLALVESRPLRVLDVLNQTLLEADSGRFASLVIGAARPGAGGALDVVLAGGGHPPPLVLRRGGVVEAVDVGGMLVGALPGPEFGQAGVHLAPDELILLYSDGVTEARGGPEGAEEYGAERLARDLEGCAGMPAGAVAERVELRVADWLAGRAHDDIAVLALQASPGSSGTAGALR; this is translated from the coding sequence GTGACGGCACTGCCGGGAAGCGAGGCCCCGGCGGGGGCCCTGGTTCTCTTCCGCTCGGCCGGAGCCGGTGGCTGGGACGCCGCCCTCGTGGACGATTTCGCCTTCCGGGCCGGTATGGCGCTGTCGACGGCTGCCCTCTACGCCCAGCAGGCCCACACTGCGGCCGTGCTCCAGTCGGGCCTCGACCCGGCACCCCTGCCCGACGTGCCGGGGGTGCGGTTGGGCGCCGCCTACCGCCCCGCCCCGGAGGCACTGGGCTTCGGCGGCGACTTCTACCAGGTGGAACCCGCGCGGGACGGCGGCGGGGGCGTGGAGTTCGTCCTGGGGGACGTCTGCGGCAAGGGCGTCGAGGCGGCCGTGCTCACCGGCCACGTCCGCCAGAGCCTGCGCACCCTGGCCCTTGTCGAATCCCGGCCGCTCCGTGTGCTCGACGTGCTCAACCAGACGCTGCTCGAGGCGGACTCGGGCCGGTTTGCAAGCCTGGTCATCGGCGCTGCCCGCCCGGGCGCCGGAGGCGCCCTGGACGTCGTGCTCGCTGGCGGCGGGCACCCGCCGCCGCTGGTGCTGCGGCGTGGTGGTGTCGTGGAGGCTGTGGACGTGGGCGGGATGCTGGTCGGGGCTCTGCCCGGCCCGGAATTCGGCCAAGCCGGAGTGCACCTGGCGCCCGACGAACTGATCCTGCTGTACAGCGACGGGGTCACCGAGGCGCGGGGCGGCCCCGAGGGTGCCGAGGAGTACGGAGCCGAGCGGCTCGCGCGCGACCTGGAGGGTTGCGCGGGGATGCCCGCCGGCGCGGTCGCCGAGCGGGTCGAACTGCGTGTCGCCGACTGGCTGGCCGGACGGGCCCACGACGACATCGCGGTGCTGGCCCTGCAGGCCTCGCCCGGTTCGTCCGGCACCGCCGGAGCCCTGCGGTGA